From Daucus carota subsp. sativus chromosome 6, DH1 v3.0, whole genome shotgun sequence, the proteins below share one genomic window:
- the LOC108226541 gene encoding short-chain dehydrogenase TIC 32 B, chloroplastic, whose amino-acid sequence MINDTLKYLAGSAGPSGYGSKSTADQVTEDFASCFLPCSRNLTAIITGATSGIGEETARILAKRGVKIVMPARDLKKASEVKEKIQKESPEAEIILMEIDLSSFSSIKRFCTEFLALRLPLNILINNAGKFSNKLEFSEDKIEMTFATNYLGHFLLTELLMEKMVETAAEKGIQGRIVNVSSVVHGWVKREHFCFNQMLQPKKYNSTRAYAQSKLANILHAKEVSRQLMARKANVTANAVHPGIVKTGIIRDHKGCFTDSLFFVASKFLKSTSQGASTTCYAALSPQMEGVSGKYLTDCNETHCSGLADDESEAQKLWMQSCALIQRRLQR is encoded by the exons ATGATTAATGATACACTCAAGTATTTAGCAGGCTCTGCAGGTCCAAGTGGTTATGGATCAAAATCAACTGCTGATCAAGTCACTGAAGATTTTGCTTCTTGTTTTCTTCCTTGTTCTCGAAATCTTACTGCAATAATCACCG GAGCAACATCTGGAATTGGAGAGGAGACTGCGAGAATTTTAGCTAAAAGAGGAGTAAAAATAGTGATGCCGGCAAGAGACTTGAAAAAGGCTTCTGAAGTGAAAGAAAAAATCCAGAAGGAGAGTCCTGAGGCTGAAATTATACTGATGGAGATTGATTTGAGCTCATTTTCTTCCATCAAGAGATTTTGCACCGAGTTCCTGGCTCTAAGATTACCCCTTAACATCTTAAT aaacAATGCTGGGAAATTTTCAAATAAGCTGGAGTTTTCTGAAGACAAAATTGAGATGACCTTTGCCACAAATTACTTGG GCCACTTTTTGCTTACAGAGCTACTAATGGAGAAAATGGTGGAGACAGCGGCAGAAAAAGGGATCCAAGGAAGAATAGTCAATGTATCTTCTGTCGTCCATGGCTGGGTGAAAAGAGAACATTTTTGCTTTAACCAGATGCTCCAACCAAAAAA ATATAATAGCACTCGTGCATATGCCCAATCAAAACTAGCGAATATACTGCATGCAAAGGAAGTGTCAAGACAGCTCATG GCAAGGAAAGCAAATGTTACTGCCAATGCCGTGCACCCAGGCATTGTGAAGACTGGAATCATCAGGGATCACAAAGGCTGTTTCACAG ATTCCCTGTTTTTTGTGGCCTCCAAGTTCTTAAAGTCGACATCACAG GGTGCATCCACCACATGCTATGCTGCACTGAGCCCACAAATGGAAGGGGTGAGTGGGAAATACCTTACAGACTGTAACGAGACTCACTGCTCAGGACTGGCAGACGATGAATCCGAAGCACAGAAGCTATGGATGCAATCATGTGCTTTGATCCAGAGAAGATTACAGCGATAA